The following are encoded in a window of Cyprinus carpio isolate SPL01 chromosome A13, ASM1834038v1, whole genome shotgun sequence genomic DNA:
- the LOC122147318 gene encoding G patch domain-containing protein 8-like, producing the protein MNDGLTGVERHEGCQWCLVRGLHWNLNEMKGALSMESGIDPGQDYYNQDYYSYDQGYDPYPPYGSRRRLITPMYDEYGEAIMEDEGYYYGGPEGRGRGRGGRGRGRGRGKHVGFQDFPPEDEIKQAEPDVPSEEPAEAEAEESKAAKRLKSVMKLSKFLAAGKKTEPTSPWKKAKIFPMMFGKGKKDKDYAKLTSARRIDSQESLTGGASPVASIDGTSSARSRLGKVLKRINLANKLQLRRKSQSTISRSSASEKDESAAESEREEKKSKVSISVSEPEASGSGSEAESRKKASDEEESSERSSVAGSTDDKDYLKVDLDRDDANESTVDSESEPEEPDESDEESKSKSETEKSGTEKDSEAESATEKESETEKESGSEEESGSQEESGSGKTSGTEISGTEKSGTEEESSAEKSSATEKESEEESEEDKGSEGTEESGSEPSSARSSMKSSRTKGSSERSSAGTRSSRSGSVSGSASGPPSGSESGGSSKGSSVSSSQASVSGEESSGEIGSASGSEEASGTEISGSAASDDTESDAVSVTGSERSSTSSRSAGGSRRSRKSIITRSSQDTIDEESEEEEEASEEEEDEEEDETAESRESASEMSEGSISRRSSVISAAESGGTPYAAESSVQSSDETFGGLSPITEVDEDALTSGGGSGSESGSRRRSQQSGTEGWQKEANQTSVGPRA; encoded by the exons atgaatgatgGACTTACAggtgtggaacgacatgagg GCTGCCAGTGGTGCCTTGTGAGAGGCTTACACTGGAATCTCAATGAGATGAAAGGA GCTCTCTCCATGGAATCGGGTATCGACCCTGGACAGGATTACTATAACCAAGACTACTATAGCTATGATCAAGG GTATGATCCCTATCCACCCTACGGCAGCCGCAGGAGGCTGATTACACCCATGTATGATGAGTATGGAGAGGCCATCATGGAAGATGAAGGATATTACTATGGTGGACCAGAG GGTCGGGGAAGAGGGCGAGGTGGGCGAGGGAGAGGTCGTGGGCGTGGAAAGCATGTGGGATTCCAGGATTTCCCACCAGAGGATGAGATTAAACAGGCAGAGCCAGATGTTCCTTCTGAGGAGCCAGCAGAGGCTGAAGCTGAAGAATCCAAAGCTGCAAAGAGGTTGAAGTCCGTCATGAAGCTCAGCAAGTTTCTTGCTGCTGGGAAGAAAACTGAACCTACCTCCCCATGGAAGAAGGCCAAGATCTTCCCGATGATGTTTGGGAAAGGGAAGAAAGACAAAGATTATGCCAAGCTGACATCTGCACGTCGTATTGATAGTCAAGAGAGCTTGACGGGTGGGGCGAGCCCAGTCGCATCCATTGATGGCACATCCTCTGCCAGGAGTCGACTTGGGAAAGTCCTGAAACGCATTAATCTGGCAAACAAGCTGCAACTTAGAAGAAAATCACAGAGCACCATCAGTCGTAGTTCTGCAAGTGAAAAGGATGAGTCTGCAGCCGagtcagagagagaagagaagaaatcaAAAGTGTCCATCAGTGTCAGTGAGCCAGAGGCCAGCGGGAGTGGATCAGAGGCAGAGAGCCGAAAGAAAGCCTCGGATGAGGAGGAATCATCTGAGAGGAGCAGTGTAGCAGGCTCCACTGATGATAAGGATTATTTGAAAGTGGATCTGGATAGAGATGATGCCAATGAGAGCACAGTTGATTCTGAATCAGAGCCAGAAGAACCAGACGAATCTGATGAAGAGAGTAAATCCAAATCGGAGACTGAGAAGTCAGGAACCGAAAAGGATTCCGAGGCAGAGTCAGCAACTGAGAAAGAATCCGAAACCGAGAAAGAGTCAGGTTCAGAGGAGGAATCTGGCTCACAGGAAGAGTCAGGGTCTGGAAAGACCTCAGGAACAGAAATCTCTGGGACTGAAAAATCAGGAACTGAGGAAGAGTCCAGTGCTGAGAAGAGTTCTGCCACAGAAAAGGAGTCCGAGGAAGAATCTGAAGAAGATAAAGGGTCTGAAGGGACGGAAGAGTCAGGATCAGAGCCATCTTCTGCTCGCTCTTCAATGAAATCATCCCGTACTAAGGGTTCCTCGGAGCGTTCGAGTGCAGGAACACGGAGCAGCAGAAGTGGGAGTGTTTCTGGAAGTGCAAGTGGTCCTCCGAGTGGCAGCGAATCAGGTGGCAGCTCTAAGGGGTCTTCAGTAAGTTCATCACAAGCATCAGTGTCTGGTGAGGAAAGCAGTGGTGAGATAGGATCAGCGAGTGGCTCTGAAGAGGCATCCGGGACAGAAATTAGCGGATCTGCTGCATCAGATGACACTGAATCAGATGCCGTTTCAGTGACCGGCAGTGAGAGAAGCTCCACAAGCTCCAGATCAGCAGGAGGAAGCCGCCGCTCTCGCAAAAGCATCATTACCCGATCCTCCCAGGACACCATTGATGAGGAAagtgaagaggaagaagaggcgtcTGAAGAAGAAGAGGACGAGGAGGAAGATGAAACGGCAGAGAGCAGAGAGTCAGCTAGTGAGATGAGTGAGGGATCAATATCACGGAGGTCAAGTGTGATCTCAGCAGCGGAAAGTGGAGGCACACCATACGCCGCAGAGAGCAGCGTTCAGAGTTCAGATGAGACGTTTGGAGGCCTCTCGCCAATCACAGAGGTGGATGAGGATGCCTTAACCTCTGGCGGTGGCTCAGGATCTGAGAGCGGCTCTAGGCGTCGCTCACAGCAGTCGGGAACCGAAG GCTGGCAAAAAGAAGCGAATCAAACTAGTGTTGGACCGAGAGCATGA